The nucleotide sequence gttaaaatcaaatctagaacagctccctgcccccccggtagctttttcaaccttttggaataaaaccaATGCAATCCAGGCACTTACTGGACAGTCTGTGCCCAGGCGTCCGGTTTCCCACCCTTCCTCGCCTGGCTCTAACTATCTGACTTTCTGTTCCAGATGCTCCAGACCCAGGGCTCATACCAGGTGCCCCCCAAGACACAGCAACAGGTGGGCCACACCCCcatggggcccctccccacccctgccccaccacccctcaCTTGTGCATCtctccccccagagctgggcgggTTCCCTCCCCCGATGCTGCCGGCCCCCCTCTCCCTGGAGCAGCTCATGGCCTCCAACATGCTGGGTGAGTACCCTGCAAAGCTGGGGTGCCCCCATAgctgggccaggggtggggctggaggggctctgggcagctggtgggtactAGAGGTCTGTCCCCCCCACTCACTGCccccctctctctcccagtgaCGGATTTCGAGGTGCAGGTCTATTACCGGGGTCACCTTGTGCTGCAGACGCTGGTTCCCAACCCCCGTGGCTTTCGGCTGGTGGCCGCCTGCgagggccccagcccctggcccgaGCTCACGGACGTCGTGCTGCCGGCGGCAGAGGCCGTCTCCGACCAGCTGCAGGCCACCTACCTGGTGcgcctgctgcaggggctgggggccggcGTGCTGCTGCGGGTGGAGGGGGCCGCGCTCTGTGCCAGCCGCCAGGGGCGCCTGCACGCCTTCTGGGGGCGCACCGAGACCCCCGAGCCAGGGGCTGAAGGTGGGGAGCTGCCCAAGGAGGTGTACGCCCCCCTCTACGACCTGCCCCGCTTCGTCAGAGGTATGGGCGAGGGCGGGGTGCCATGGGGCAGATCCCCCCTTTGGGGGGGCTCTGGCCCAGCTGACGCCCCCCTTTCGCCCCCAGAGCTGATCAGCTtcatggaggggcagggccagtccCCCACCTATGAGctgtggctgtgcctgggggaggccTGGCCAGACATGGGCCGAGCCTGGAAGAAGAAGCTCATCATGgtgcaggtaggaacccagcccttacccccccccgccccccagagggggaagctggggagacgACCTGCCCCCGTGTGAGACACCAGGAaccccctggggggaggggaggagccaggccTCTCCCCCACCCGACACCTGTTCTGCCTGTGGCCAGGTGGTGCCCACAGCCCTGCGGACACTCCACGAGCTGAGCCGGGCCGGGGGCGCCTCCTCGCTGCGGGCCGAGGACCTGGACCTGCGCATCTCCGACTCGCTGGGCGAGGccgggctgctggctgccctgcggGGCTGGGAGGAGCGCATGGACAGCCAGCCCTACGGCTAGAGGCACGGACGGACGCTGGCCCCCGGCCGGCAAGAGGGAGGCAGTCTCGTTTCCCGGGGGCCGTGCTGCAGGGGCACCCCAGAGCTCCCGGCACCACATCACCGGCTCCCCGTCAGCTCCACTCTGGAACCGCTGGGCCGAGACCAACGGCTCCCTGGTGGCTTCTCGCGCCTCTGAAGCGGGATCCCCGGCTCCAGCCTCGGCCTCCTGGCGCTGGTCGCACGGCTGCTGCGTGTTTCCATTGGCACGGGCCGGCCCAGCGTGGGGCACCTGCGCGTGCGTTGCACACGGCCAGTCCAGCTGTAACGCTGGCCTGCCCCCCGCACCGACAGCCCGGGGAGTCCAGCTGACAAATACATCCCTtgggctgctgctctgcaccaaGCGCTGGGCGACTCTTTTCTCTGTGCTGCTgtccggggctgggggaggaagaagcaggagcttcccctctgcccttccagcctcctgctcctctcactctgccccccagctggctccGTAGGCGGCTGCCGCTGGTGGGCAAGAGGCtgaactgcagcagggctggggcagaggagagtTTTGGCACATGCAAACGAAGGCGGCCAGCTGGGAACTCCCCGTGGGTGGTGGGAATGCCCCAGGGGGGAACTCAGCATGGATGCCTGGGGGCACCCAGCGTAGGAActctgtgtggggctgggctagGGCAGGAACTCCCcatgagtgctgggtggggccagcGTGGGGGGGGTTCCACAGCAGGaactgtgtgtgggtggtgggggtgcacCCAGGGCTGGGCGGGCAGGTGGGGATGCTGGGGCAGGAACACCACCCCAATGCAGTGGTACAGAACTCCCCCAGCCGCGGCTCCGCCCTCGGTGCCCTGGGGGCCGTTTATTCATTTCACATCATTACACACCAGCTGCGATCCAGCCAGCCGCCTGGGCCCAGCGGGTCTCCTTGAGccgggcagcccccagcaccgCTCTGCCTCCTGTTTCGCTCCCCTGGCCCGAGCCCAGGTCTCCCGTTGAGCCGGATCCCTGCTGCTGAGCTCTGGCCTCACAGCGTCCGCAAAATCCACCCTCTGCTGGCCACCTGAGAGGGGTAGGCAGGACAGtcctccagcctggccctgcaccgCTCGCCCTGAAGCTCTGCCCAACAAGCCAGGCCCcctctggcaggggaagggagctgggggaggtccCCCAGGGCAGCGCTAGTGAGCCAGTTCATCTGTGGGTTCAGCGGGCTGGAGGGCAGGACGACGGGCACggcttccctgctgctcctctggccgAGGGCACTGCCCAGCCGcgctggctgctctgctctccgcTTTCCCGTGGTGTGACGGCCGGCCCAGGGGGCAACCCTGGGAGTGGGCGGAGGGGCTGCTGtgccccccagtggcagcaggaaAAGGTGGGGGCTCGGGGACTCCTGAGGCCTTGCCGGGGGGCAGCCCCTGTgcgccagcctgctcctgccctgcaagAAGAACATCCGGAGCCAAGTGGCTAACGCGGTTTATGAGGCGGCGAGGGGATACACAGGGGGGGTGAGGAGGAACAGGCcatggcggggggctggggaggggcgccCCACTGTCCCGGGCATGGCAGGAAATCCAAATAAAAACATGCTAAAATGAAAGTGGGGCAGAGGCCTCGAGCTGCCCCCAgcgccggcccggcccagcccagccccacggaGGGGGAAACTGGCTGTCTGAAACCTTCCCGCCTCCGGAGCCAGGGGAGGCCGTTCTGCTGAAGTTCAGGGGGGGCTGTGcgtcccagggccccccccccgcatgGGGGTCCAAGTCAGGTTGAGCCACGAGCAAGGCAGCCCCCCCCGGCTCAGAGGGGGGGCATGGGGAGCGGGGCCTTCTCCAGCCCCCCCAGGTCCTTGGGGCCCCCCGGCTCCTCGTCCACGCGGCGCCCGCGTTTCCGGAAGTACTTGTAGCGCTGCACATAGGCCGCCACCAGGTTGTTGACCTTCACAGGGTTGATCTCCCCGCTCTTGCTGTGGCAGATCTgcggggggacagcagggggagggcatgagcgggggggggaggcagcccagctgcagcgcgccgcccccccccccgcacgcagccccccagccccgccccaccttGTGCACAGCTTTGCGCAGGATGTCCTTGTATTCCTCCTTGGTGATCTCCTTCTTCTGGTAGTAGGGCTTGATGGCCAACTTCACCTCCTCCACCGCCCGCTCCTGCGTGTGCAGCTTCTTCAAGTActgggggggaagtggggggcctcAGCGCACCAGGCAGGGACCCCCAGTCCCAGGCGCACCTGCCggagccacccctgccccaatgcatGCTGGGAAGGcagccgccccagccccagcgaacaccccccacacactcaccttGTCGGTGTCCCCACGCCCGTCCgagctgctgctcccctcccgTTTGCCCAGGTCGCTGCCGCAGCCAGTGCTGAagagggtcccagagccaggggcgGAGGAGGCCGAGCCgaggggggtcgggggggtggagctgcagcccatcaggggcagggagctgggcagcaggtaGGGGGCGGCCGGCGGGGCTGGAGCCTGCGAGCTCGCCAAGGACGTGGAGGGTTTGCTGTGGCCCAAGATCTTGGGGGACAGAAGGTAGTTAGCTCAGCTGGGGGCCCAGCACCAGGATGGCCCCTTGGGGCGGGGGGCGCTCGCGGGGACCCCTCACTggcactgggctgcagccccttggggcagtggctgggcccAAGGGACCCGTCTCCCTGTGTGGAGATGTGGCTGCTCCAGGGTAGGGCGCAGGGGCTCAGAAGCAAACGATCCCCCATGGGGGGCTCAGCCAGGCCCCCCCAGTTCACAGCCAAACTCGAGGTTCAGAGCAGCAAGTGAGACCTTCCACTTACATTGCAAACCAGAAAGGGGGTCGCCCAGACCACTGGAAGCACGAGGGCCAGGACCCAGCGGGTCAGagcgccccctcctgagcccccctCGCCCCAGGGCCAGGTCCCAGCGGGGCAGagcgccccctcctgagcccccctcgccccaggagcaGGTCCCAGCGGGGCAGagcgccccctcctgagcccccctCGCCCCAGGGCCAGGTCCCAGCGGGGCAGAGtgccccctcctgagccccccctcgccccagggccagctcccagcGGGGGCAGAGCGCCCCCTCCTGATCCCAACCCCCCAGGACACCAGGACCAGCCGCGCAGCGCGCCCCCTACCTGGTTGGTGGCCTGGATCAGCTCATGGGCCTTGGCCCGGCTTGCCAGGTTGGCTTCCTCCATCTTAAAGAGCAGGGCGGTCACTAGTGAGAAATGGGGGAGGTGAGATTGGGGGGCATCTCTAACCCCCGCcgccagcaccacccccacacctgcctccccctccccatcctggaGCGCCCCCTGCCCGTCACCTACGTGCCAGGACCCCGCTGGTGGTGCAGTCCACGCCGCCCTGCAGGTTCcaggccatgggggcagggggtgcgggtGGGGCACGGGCAGGCTCCTCTGGGGGTTCCGAGAGGCTGTCGGCCTGCGGCTCGCCCGGCCCTGGCGCCCTCTGCGACTCGCCCGGCGCCGCCACCTCCTCGGGCAGGAAGGAGACATCGGGCGTCTTGCAGCTGCTGTCCACCGTCTGCGAGTCGGGCGtcagctcctgctgggctggggcggggggtggcttggccggggggctgggtggggaggcagccggctccggggccggggtgggggggctcccggctccctggctgcagctgtcgGCCTTGGACTTCTTCAGCCCCGTCTTGGCCTtcagcttcttcttcttcttggcctcggCGGGTACCTTGGCCTTGGTGCCAGGCCCCTTGGCCTTGCGCAGCCCGGCCTTGCCCTTCAGCCCCTTGCCCTTCTTGGCCTTGGGGGCCGGGCCCGTGGGTGGCTCGGCCCCCACCGGGCCCCGCTCCTCTGGCTTGAGGAAGGGCGAGCGGCTCTCCTTGTCGCGGCTGAACTTGACGCCGATGGAGCCAGCCTCCTTGGCTGAGGCCGTGGTGCTGCTCACGCCCTCGCGGATCAGCACAGCCACCTTGGACTGCAGCTTCACCTTGCGGCCCGAGCCGCCCGCCTTGTGCCCGGCCTTGGCCTTCCGCGGAACCTTCTCCCGTACCCGCTCCTTGCCCGCCTCGCCCGCTTCCTTGGGCCGCTTCCGGGGCTTCTCCCGGGGCGTGGGGCGCTCCGCCGGGTACCCCCGTTTGCGCTCCTTCTCCCGGGGTGCCTTGGCCTCCTCCTCTGGCCGCTCCTTGcggcctgggcccccctcccccttggcGCCGGGCCCCCGGGGCCCCTCGGGGGGCTCGCGGTCCGAGAAGCAGCCTTCGAAGCTCAGCCCCTCCGAGTCGTAGAGCACCTCCCGCTTGGTGGGCGCCGGGGAGCCGTCCTGCCGGCTGACTGTGATGGTCCTCTTGATGGTGAAAAGGTCGGTGTCGTTGAGGTCCTGGATGGAGGGCGGCACCACCGTGCGGTTGTCCCGCCGCCGCTCCTCCCCCTTGGGCTCCTCAGGCGCCGGGCCCTCCCGCTCCTTCTCACGGGCCGGCCGCTTCTCCCGGGAGCGGGAGCgctgctgcttcttcttcttcttcccgcCCTCGCGGTGCTTCTCCTTGTGCCGGGCCCGGCTGCCCGAGCGCGACCGCCGGCCCCGCCGCCTCTCCCGCGACCGCCGGCGCCGCTCcgagcccagggctgccaggccgGCGCTCAGCGCGGGTGACCAGGAGCGGGAgccgcggcggcgggagcgggagcgggaggtgcggcggcgggagcgggagcggcgGCGTTCCTTGGACTTGGAGCGCGACTTGGATTTCTTCTTGGCGGGCCAGGGGCTGGTGCGGGGCTCCTTGGCCTTGGGGGGCCGGCGTTCATGGGAACGCTTGGACTTCTTGCGCGAGCCCGAGCTGGAGCCCGAGCGCTTGGGCGAGTCGGGGCGGTAGCGCTCGCGGCGCTGCGTCAAGATCTTGCGGCGCAGgtcggccgccgccgccgccgccttccAGCGGGGCTCGGGCTGACTCTCGCCAAAGTCGCCCTCCTCGTCCGAGTCGGCATGCAGCGAGAGGAAGTCGTCACCCTCCGGCACCCGCAGGGCGCGCTGCTCGGCTGGCCGGCACCGGCTGCGGAAGAGCCGGATGGGGCTGTAGCGCTCGTCCTCCGGCTGCACGATCTCGCCCTCCTCGATCTCCGAGTCGGCAGCGGCCCAGTCCAGCGAGGAGCGCCGCCCTGCCCGCAGCCGGCCCACCTTGGGGCCCTTCTCCCCCCGCACCGGCGCCTTGGGGTTCCCGGCCGTCACCACCTCCAGCGACACCTTCCCCTCCAGCTTGGGGTGGGCCTCCGCCTCCGAGCGGCTCTTGCTAGCCAAATCCACCACAAAGACCCGGCGCCGCGGCTCCGGGGGTGGCTCAGGGGCCCCGTCCGACTGCTCCGAGGCGTTCTCCTCTTCGGGCAGGGTGGAGTCGGCACCGGCTGCTGGCTCCTGGTCGGGGCGCCGGGCACTGGCCACTGGAGCTTCGCTGGGCTCCGCCTCCTCCTGGCCGGGCTCTGAGCCGGGGAAGTCCTGGCTCAGGCTGTTCTCGTCGTAGATGCCGGCCAAGGTCTCCGAGATGCGACTGATGCTGTGAGACATGTCGGGCCGGGAGGCAACcacctcctcgtcctcctcctcctcctcttcctcctcctcctcaggggaggggctgctgcgGGAGGAACTGGGATTGGAGCCGGTGGGATCGAAGGGGTCAtacttctggtcctgccgccctggggctggctcgCTGGGCGACGGGGGGCAGCTGAAGTCCCCGTCCAGGTTGTCCTCGTCCGTCGGGTGGAAGGGGTCATAAATATCCAGGTCCGGGGAgcgcagggggcaggggtggccagcccCGCCGCCGGGAGGTGccgctggctgggagcagcaggaggaggctgaggaggaggagcaggaagaggaggaagaggaactgGAGTCAGCCTTCTCCGGGGGCGGCTGGGAGCGCTGCCCCTCTGAGTCCTTGCTCGCTGGGGCCTGGGGCCGCTGCTGCCCACTAGGGACACCCGTGCCCAGGGTCACAGCCCAGTGGCCAGGGAGGCGCTGAGTCCTGGCTGAGTCAGACAGCGGGGGGGTGTCCCCATGAGTCCTGGGCGGCCACTTGAGGTCCAGGGAGCcggtgggtggggccagggagccgGTGGGCGGGGCCAGGGAGCCGGCTCCTCTCCAGCGCGGCACTGAGGCACTGGAAAGGGAGGCTGCAGGGAAATGGAGAGAAGGCCGTTGGGGGAGGAATTAGACCAGACTGGTACCTCCCAACACCCCGGCATGCCCCCCACATTGGGGTCAGCACCCCCAGAGTGACGGGCCCTGCCCCAAGCCAGCCAGTCCTAGAATGGGGCCAGGTGGGAGCTGGCGCCCCTAgaagggacaggccctgccctattcccgcccccacccctaccTGACTTGTGCACCCTCCAGGCTCGCTGTCTCCTGAAGATGCTGGATGCAGCAGCCACGTCCCCCAGTCGTATCTCCGCCACCAGCTCCACCTCCTCTGGCTGCTCGTCCCTGCTGCCAGGAGGAGGGGGATCAGTTCTtgttctggggctctgggggcctctccccttgtggggcTCTCATTCCACTAGGCCCCTGGTGAACCCAGCTAGAGCATGTCACCGGCAAACCTCCCCCTTAACAGCCTCCACCCAGAGAGACCTGGCCCCACTTGGAGAACAGGGTGCCCTTCCCCACAGGAGTCCCCTCCTCCAACCAGGAGTCCCCGCCCCTGGCAGCTGGAAGAGAGTGCAGTAGTCTCAGCCCCCCagcactaaccactagacccccctCCCCTCTGAGGCCTGGGgttgaacccaggagtccctgCCGACAGCCCTAACTTCTAGATCCCTctcagagctgcagagagcccagtGCTTCGTCCGTTGCCACTTACCAGACGGCTGGGGACCCCAGGAACCCCTGGTCTCCCAGGAGGAGCCGGCTCTGTACGGAGGCAGCACATGTCCTCTGCAGGAAGTGCAGGGCCTCCGCCAGGCCAGGGAACAGGCCCAGGGCCTCGGGGACCTGGTGAGAAGGCGGCAGAAgttgggcagggccagctgccccttcccccctcgCACCCTTCATGACTGTCCTGCTGCAGCCATGTTCCAGGCCATGGCTCCCAGTCCTCACAGCACCCCACCACTGGGGTGGGAAagagcagtgcatgctgggacccAGACCTCTGCCCAGAGCTGGAATTGCAGCGCATGCTGGGAGCAGGATCCTCCCACCCCAGGGAGCTGAGGGAGCAGTTCTCAAGAGGCCAGACACAGCATGAAGGAGGATGGGAGCCCACCAGTCCCCACACACCAGGGGGCCAGGCTAGGTGGGATCACTCACAGTGCTGCTCTGGCCACATGGGCCCGTGGGGTCACTGGCAGCCCCCTTGCCTCTGCTGGGCCCTTTCGCCTGGGGGCTCCAGCACCATTTCTTCCGGCTCATCTTCTTCCTCTCAGCATCTGCAACAGGGACACTGGGTCAGCCCCGCTGCCGGTCCCTGGAGGTGCCCCTCCCATGCCCGGGAGGAAGACACCCCCACTGACTCCCGAGGGTGGTGGTGGAGTATCCCCAGCCAAGGCAAGACCTGACCCCGCCCCAtccagctgcaccccagcccttACCTTTCTCCGCAGCCTGGTCCGGACGTTCGGTCTGCAAGCTGTCGCTCACCGCCTGCTGCAAGGCCTTCTGCACAGAAAGTGGGACCGTTACCCTGAGCATGAGGCAGTAGTGCATGCTGGGAATCGTAGTTCCCAGAGGCTATGCATGCTGGGATCTGTAGTTCCTAGGGCCTACACACAGTAAGCATggagcaatgcattctgggagctgtagttcccagAGACGACACACACTGAGCATGAGGGAGCAGTGCATGATGGGACCCAGAGCCTTACAAACACAAAAGTGGGGGAGCAGTGCAcgctgggagctgtagtccccAAAACCTGCCCACACTGAGCAATTGGGAGCAGTGCATGATGGgacccccacatcccaccccgCCCCGCAGCGGTTGTTCCCCCCAGATGCTGCTGGGCAGCGCCAGGCCCCTGGACAcgtcctggcagcacagggacaTGGATCTTACCAGCATGacctgcccagagcagggagcGCCCGGCTGACACGGCTCCCTGTCTGCAGGGACATCGCTGGGACGCTCCCGCTCCTCACTGCCTCCCACAGGATCCTCCGGCCCCGGGAGAAGTGAGTCCTCCTCGTCCATGGCCGCGGGTGGAGAGGACCCTGCGCACAGGAGAGGTGAGTAAGGTCAGCAGCTTCAGCACGAGGAGCAGCACAGACACCGTactcagcctggctcccagctctaccCACCAGGCTCCatgcccctccccgccctgctACGCCTGTGTCCGCTTCTAAGGGCAGAAAACTTATCCAGGATAGGG is from Carettochelys insculpta isolate YL-2023 chromosome 22, ASM3395843v1, whole genome shotgun sequence and encodes:
- the SCAF1 gene encoding splicing factor, arginine/serine-rich 19 isoform X2, coding for MDEEDSLLPGPEDPVGGSEERERPSDVPADREPCQPGAPCSGQVMLKALQQAVSDSLQTERPDQAAEKDAERKKMSRKKWCWSPQAKGPSRGKGAASDPTGPCGQSSTVPEALGLFPGLAEALHFLQRTCAASVQSRLLLGDQGFLGSPAVWDEQPEEVELVAEIRLGDVAAASSIFRRQRAWRVHKSASLSSASVPRWRGAGSLAPPTGSLAPPTGSLDLKWPPRTHGDTPPLSDSARTQRLPGHWAVTLGTGVPSGQQRPQAPASKDSEGQRSQPPPEKADSSSSSSSSCSSSSASSCCSQPAAPPGGGAGHPCPLRSPDLDIYDPFHPTDEDNLDGDFSCPPSPSEPAPGRQDQKYDPFDPTGSNPSSSRSSPSPEEEEEEEEEEDEEVVASRPDMSHSISRISETLAGIYDENSLSQDFPGSEPGQEEAEPSEAPVASARRPDQEPAAGADSTLPEEENASEQSDGAPEPPPEPRRRVFVVDLASKSRSEAEAHPKLEGKVSLEVVTAGNPKAPVRGEKGPKVGRLRAGRRSSLDWAAADSEIEEGEIVQPEDERYSPIRLFRSRCRPAEQRALRVPEGDDFLSLHADSDEEGDFGESQPEPRWKAAAAAADLRRKILTQRRERYRPDSPKRSGSSSGSRKKSKRSHERRPPKAKEPRTSPWPAKKKSKSRSKSKERRRSRSRRRTSRSRSRRRGSRSWSPALSAGLAALGSERRRRSRERRRGRRSRSGSRARHKEKHREGGKKKKKQQRSRSREKRPAREKEREGPAPEEPKGEERRRDNRTVVPPSIQDLNDTDLFTIKRTITVSRQDGSPAPTKREVLYDSEGLSFEGCFSDREPPEGPRGPGAKGEGGPGRKERPEEEAKAPREKERKRGYPAERPTPREKPRKRPKEAGEAGKERVREKVPRKAKAGHKAGGSGRKVKLQSKVAVLIREGVSSTTASAKEAGSIGVKFSRDKESRSPFLKPEERGPVGAEPPTGPAPKAKKGKGLKGKAGLRKAKGPGTKAKVPAEAKKKKKLKAKTGLKKSKADSCSQGAGSPPTPAPEPAASPPSPPAKPPPAPAQQELTPDSQTVDSSCKTPDVSFLPEEVAAPGESQRAPGPGEPQADSLSEPPEEPARAPPAPPAPMAWNLQGGVDCTTSGVLALTALLFKMEEANLASRAKAHELIQATNQILGHSKPSTSLASSQAPAPPAAPYLLPSSLPLMGCSSTPPTPLGSASSAPGSGTLFSTGCGSDLGKREGSSSSDGRGDTDKYLKKLHTQERAVEEVKLAIKPYYQKKEITKEEYKDILRKAVHKICHSKSGEINPVKVNNLVAAYVQRYKYFRKRGRRVDEEPGGPKDLGGLEKAPLPMPPL
- the SCAF1 gene encoding splicing factor, arginine/serine-rich 19 isoform X3 encodes the protein MDEEDSLLPGPEDPVGGSEERERPSDVPADREPCQPGAPCSGQVMLKALQQAVSDSLQTERPDQAAEKDAERKKMSRKKWCWSPQAKGPSRGKGAASDPTGPCGQSSTVPEALGLFPGLAEALHFLQRTCAASVQSRLLLGDQGFLGSPAVCRDEQPEEVELVAEIRLGDVAAASSIFRRQRAWRVHKSASSCCSQPAAPPGGGAGHPCPLRSPDLDIYDPFHPTDEDNLDGDFSCPPSPSEPAPGRQDQKYDPFDPTGSNPSSSRSSPSPEEEEEEEEEEDEEVVASRPDMSHSISRISETLAGIYDENSLSQDFPGSEPGQEEAEPSEAPVASARRPDQEPAAGADSTLPEEENASEQSDGAPEPPPEPRRRVFVVDLASKSRSEAEAHPKLEGKVSLEVVTAGNPKAPVRGEKGPKVGRLRAGRRSSLDWAAADSEIEEGEIVQPEDERYSPIRLFRSRCRPAEQRALRVPEGDDFLSLHADSDEEGDFGESQPEPRWKAAAAAADLRRKILTQRRERYRPDSPKRSGSSSGSRKKSKRSHERRPPKAKEPRTSPWPAKKKSKSRSKSKERRRSRSRRRTSRSRSRRRGSRSWSPALSAGLAALGSERRRRSRERRRGRRSRSGSRARHKEKHREGGKKKKKQQRSRSREKRPAREKEREGPAPEEPKGEERRRDNRTVVPPSIQDLNDTDLFTIKRTITVSRQDGSPAPTKREVLYDSEGLSFEGCFSDREPPEGPRGPGAKGEGGPGRKERPEEEAKAPREKERKRGYPAERPTPREKPRKRPKEAGEAGKERVREKVPRKAKAGHKAGGSGRKVKLQSKVAVLIREGVSSTTASAKEAGSIGVKFSRDKESRSPFLKPEERGPVGAEPPTGPAPKAKKGKGLKGKAGLRKAKGPGTKAKVPAEAKKKKKLKAKTGLKKSKADSCSQGAGSPPTPAPEPAASPPSPPAKPPPAPAQQELTPDSQTVDSSCKTPDVSFLPEEVAAPGESQRAPGPGEPQADSLSEPPEEPARAPPAPPAPMAWNLQGGVDCTTSGVLALTALLFKMEEANLASRAKAHELIQATNQILGHSKPSTSLASSQAPAPPAAPYLLPSSLPLMGCSSTPPTPLGSASSAPGSGTLFSTGCGSDLGKREGSSSSDGRGDTDKYLKKLHTQERAVEEVKLAIKPYYQKKEITKEEYKDILRKAVHKICHSKSGEINPVKVNNLVAAYVQRYKYFRKRGRRVDEEPGGPKDLGGLEKAPLPMPPL
- the IRF3 gene encoding interferon regulatory factor 3; the encoded protein is MGTPKPLIVPWLREKLDRGCYPGVAWLDTGHTRFRVPWKHGLRQDASTEDFQLFRDWAIDSGSYRPGQDPPVPSVWKRNFRSALNRKPGIQVLEDHSNDSDDPHKVYEILPPGAQTGAEAPSTAGHAAVATCGQESLGGDFSSTQAEELDASLHALALSSPKEDAPDPGLIPGAPQDTATELGGFPPPMLPAPLSLEQLMASNMLVTDFEVQVYYRGHLVLQTLVPNPRGFRLVAACEGPSPWPELTDVVLPAAEAVSDQLQATYLVRLLQGLGAGVLLRVEGAALCASRQGRLHAFWGRTETPEPGAEGGELPKEVYAPLYDLPRFVRELISFMEGQGQSPTYELWLCLGEAWPDMGRAWKKKLIMVQVVPTALRTLHELSRAGGASSLRAEDLDLRISDSLGEAGLLAALRGWEERMDSQPYG
- the SCAF1 gene encoding splicing factor, arginine/serine-rich 19 isoform X1, which codes for MDEEDSLLPGPEDPVGGSEERERPSDVPADREPCQPGAPCSGQVMLKALQQAVSDSLQTERPDQAAEKDAERKKMSRKKWCWSPQAKGPSRGKGAASDPTGPCGQSSTVPEALGLFPGLAEALHFLQRTCAASVQSRLLLGDQGFLGSPAVCRDEQPEEVELVAEIRLGDVAAASSIFRRQRAWRVHKSASLSSASVPRWRGAGSLAPPTGSLAPPTGSLDLKWPPRTHGDTPPLSDSARTQRLPGHWAVTLGTGVPSGQQRPQAPASKDSEGQRSQPPPEKADSSSSSSSSCSSSSASSCCSQPAAPPGGGAGHPCPLRSPDLDIYDPFHPTDEDNLDGDFSCPPSPSEPAPGRQDQKYDPFDPTGSNPSSSRSSPSPEEEEEEEEEEDEEVVASRPDMSHSISRISETLAGIYDENSLSQDFPGSEPGQEEAEPSEAPVASARRPDQEPAAGADSTLPEEENASEQSDGAPEPPPEPRRRVFVVDLASKSRSEAEAHPKLEGKVSLEVVTAGNPKAPVRGEKGPKVGRLRAGRRSSLDWAAADSEIEEGEIVQPEDERYSPIRLFRSRCRPAEQRALRVPEGDDFLSLHADSDEEGDFGESQPEPRWKAAAAAADLRRKILTQRRERYRPDSPKRSGSSSGSRKKSKRSHERRPPKAKEPRTSPWPAKKKSKSRSKSKERRRSRSRRRTSRSRSRRRGSRSWSPALSAGLAALGSERRRRSRERRRGRRSRSGSRARHKEKHREGGKKKKKQQRSRSREKRPAREKEREGPAPEEPKGEERRRDNRTVVPPSIQDLNDTDLFTIKRTITVSRQDGSPAPTKREVLYDSEGLSFEGCFSDREPPEGPRGPGAKGEGGPGRKERPEEEAKAPREKERKRGYPAERPTPREKPRKRPKEAGEAGKERVREKVPRKAKAGHKAGGSGRKVKLQSKVAVLIREGVSSTTASAKEAGSIGVKFSRDKESRSPFLKPEERGPVGAEPPTGPAPKAKKGKGLKGKAGLRKAKGPGTKAKVPAEAKKKKKLKAKTGLKKSKADSCSQGAGSPPTPAPEPAASPPSPPAKPPPAPAQQELTPDSQTVDSSCKTPDVSFLPEEVAAPGESQRAPGPGEPQADSLSEPPEEPARAPPAPPAPMAWNLQGGVDCTTSGVLALTALLFKMEEANLASRAKAHELIQATNQILGHSKPSTSLASSQAPAPPAAPYLLPSSLPLMGCSSTPPTPLGSASSAPGSGTLFSTGCGSDLGKREGSSSSDGRGDTDKYLKKLHTQERAVEEVKLAIKPYYQKKEITKEEYKDILRKAVHKICHSKSGEINPVKVNNLVAAYVQRYKYFRKRGRRVDEEPGGPKDLGGLEKAPLPMPPL